One Bacteroidales bacterium genomic window carries:
- a CDS encoding 2-isopropylmalate synthase, translating into MEDKIYIFDTTLRDGEQVPGCQLNTIEKIEVAKTLEELGVDVIEAGFPVSSPGDFNSVVEISKAVAWSVICGLTRAVEKDIEVAAEALKYAKRKRIHTGIGTSFYHINYKLNSNEDAIVERAIAAVKYAKRFVEDVEFYAEDAGRTDNAYLARVVEAVIKAGATVVNIPDTTGYCLPDQYGEKIKYLFEHVNGIDKAIISTHCHNDLGMATANTIAGISNGARQVEVTINGIGERAGNTSLEEIAMIIKSHESLKVQSNIQTEKIYNTSRMVSSLMNMPVQPNKAIVGRNAFAHSSGIHQDGVLKNRENYEIINPADVGINESSLVLTARSGRAALNNRLELMGYKVPKDKLDKVYEDFIVLADKKKDVNDDDIALLLGDIRKEERRIKLDFLQVVTGKDLMPMATVRLDIAGELFTETKSGNGPVDAALKAIKTILQRKVKLNEFLIQAMTRGSNDVGKVHMQVVYEGNTYYGFSANTDIITASVEAYLDAVNKMNSNHKSS; encoded by the coding sequence ATGGAAGATAAAATTTACATATTCGATACAACATTACGTGATGGAGAACAAGTTCCCGGCTGTCAGTTGAATACCATTGAAAAAATTGAAGTTGCCAAGACTTTGGAAGAGTTAGGTGTAGATGTTATCGAAGCGGGTTTCCCTGTTTCAAGTCCCGGTGATTTTAATTCAGTAGTTGAAATTTCAAAAGCAGTAGCTTGGTCGGTTATTTGTGGTCTTACCAGAGCAGTAGAAAAAGATATAGAAGTCGCTGCCGAAGCTCTAAAATATGCAAAAAGAAAACGTATTCACACAGGAATAGGGACTTCATTCTACCATATCAATTACAAACTTAATTCCAACGAAGATGCTATTGTCGAGCGTGCGATCGCAGCCGTAAAATATGCTAAAAGGTTTGTAGAGGATGTAGAATTTTATGCAGAAGATGCCGGAAGAACTGATAATGCATATTTGGCTCGTGTAGTGGAAGCTGTAATTAAAGCCGGCGCTACCGTAGTGAATATTCCCGATACAACAGGTTATTGTTTGCCCGATCAGTACGGAGAAAAAATAAAATATCTTTTTGAGCATGTTAATGGAATCGATAAAGCTATCATTTCAACTCATTGTCATAATGATTTAGGAATGGCTACAGCCAATACTATTGCAGGAATAAGCAATGGGGCACGACAAGTAGAGGTGACAATAAATGGTATTGGAGAACGAGCAGGAAACACCTCTTTAGAAGAAATTGCCATGATTATCAAAAGTCACGAAAGCTTAAAAGTGCAGAGCAATATTCAAACGGAAAAAATTTATAATACAAGTCGTATGGTTTCCAGCTTAATGAATATGCCGGTTCAACCCAACAAAGCAATTGTGGGTCGCAATGCTTTTGCACATTCCAGCGGGATCCATCAAGACGGAGTTCTTAAAAATCGTGAGAATTATGAGATTATTAATCCTGCTGATGTTGGAATCAACGAATCTTCTTTGGTTTTAACAGCACGCAGTGGCAGAGCGGCTTTGAATAACCGATTGGAATTGATGGGATATAAAGTTCCTAAAGATAAGCTAGATAAGGTTTATGAAGATTTTATTGTTCTTGCCGATAAAAAGAAAGACGTTAATGATGATGATATTGCTTTGCTATTGGGAGATATTAGAAAAGAAGAGCGAAGGATAAAATTAGACTTTTTACAAGTAGTAACAGGTAAAGATTTAATGCCTATGGCAACGGTTCGTTTGGATATTGCCGGGGAGTTATTTACCGAAACAAAATCGGGTAATGGCCCTGTTGATGCAGCATTAAAAGCCATTAAAACCATTTTGCAACGAAAAGTAAAACTGAATGAATTTTTGATTCAGGCAATGACTCGTGGAAGTAATGATGTGGGGAAAGTGCATATGCAAGTAGTTTATGAAGGAAATACCTATTATGGTTTTTCTGCCAATACCGACATTATAACTGCTTCTGTTGAAGCCTATTTGGATGCGGTAAATAAAATGAATTCAAACCATAAAAGCAGCTAA